A region from the Pseudomonas sp. Teo4 genome encodes:
- the prmA gene encoding 50S ribosomal protein L11 methyltransferase, which yields MPWLQVRLAISPEQAETYEDALLEVGAVSVTFMDAEDQPIFEPDLNTTPLWSHTHLLALFEADAEPEQVFAHLRLLTGAELPEHQAEVIEDQDWERSWMDNFQPMRFGQRLWIVPSWHEAPEKDAVNLLLDPGLAFGTGTHPTTALCLEWLDGQQLEGTQVLDFGCGSGILAIAALLLGAREAVGTDIDVQAIEASRDNAQRNGIADEKLALYLPGHMPAMQADVLVANILAGPLVSLAPQLSGLVRQGGLLALSGILAEQGEEVAAAYAADFDLDPIVVRDGWVRISGRRR from the coding sequence ATGCCTTGGCTGCAAGTACGCCTGGCCATCAGCCCGGAACAAGCCGAAACCTACGAAGACGCCCTGCTTGAAGTGGGCGCCGTCTCGGTGACGTTCATGGATGCCGAAGATCAACCGATCTTCGAGCCCGACCTCAACACCACCCCGCTGTGGTCGCACACTCATCTGCTGGCCCTGTTCGAGGCCGATGCCGAGCCAGAGCAGGTGTTCGCCCACCTGCGCCTGCTGACCGGCGCCGAGTTGCCCGAGCACCAGGCCGAAGTGATCGAGGACCAGGACTGGGAACGCAGCTGGATGGACAACTTCCAGCCGATGCGCTTCGGCCAGCGCCTGTGGATCGTGCCAAGCTGGCACGAGGCACCCGAGAAAGACGCGGTCAACCTGCTGCTCGACCCGGGCCTGGCCTTCGGCACCGGCACCCACCCGACCACCGCCCTGTGCCTGGAATGGCTCGACGGCCAACAGCTCGAAGGCACCCAGGTGCTGGACTTCGGCTGCGGCTCGGGCATCCTGGCTATCGCCGCGCTGCTGCTGGGCGCCCGCGAGGCGGTCGGTACCGATATCGACGTGCAAGCCATCGAAGCTTCCCGTGACAATGCCCAGCGCAACGGCATCGCCGATGAGAAGCTCGCGCTGTACCTGCCCGGGCACATGCCAGCCATGCAGGCCGACGTGCTGGTCGCCAACATCCTGGCCGGCCCGCTGGTTTCGCTGGCACCGCAGTTGTCCGGTCTGGTTCGCCAAGGCGGCCTGCTGGCGCTGTCGGGCATCCTCGCCGAGCAGGGTGAGGAAGTGGCCGCAGCCTACGCCGCCGACTTCGACCTGGACCCGATCGTCGTGCGCGACGGCTGGGTGCGCATCAGTGGTCGCCGCCGCTAA
- a CDS encoding DUF3426 domain-containing protein, whose amino-acid sequence MTDSFVTQCPHCQTSFRVTHHQLSVARGVVRCGHCLQVFNAAKQLLEQNRAGTARAPVAPAEPEAAPAVAPLPPVSEPAAEPADWAATAQALDALDLDQELARLERRGKSVEPQTPSADEALHARRDEPTSPGVADEPFGTATDEPLEPHAASEPAPVLLEQEPLELEPEPGDRTEPTLGTTLDLDLDDEPPARTSAEVEAQETFGEHLSVLDDEIHVKGLSARDDDDTDLHLSARDDEPLEPVPGERIEPDLVAMAERPTRKEPLVDVVDDPLQLDWEKPRANWGKRLLWGVLTLLAAGLLAFQYIWFHFDEMARQDQYRPWFQQICPLLGCEVPTRVDISRIKSSNLVVRSHPDFKGALIVDAIIYNRAPFAQPFPLLELRFADLNGQLIASRRFKPSEYLSGELAGRGEMPSQTPIHIALDILDPGPKAVNYSLSFRSPE is encoded by the coding sequence ATGACCGACAGTTTCGTCACCCAGTGCCCGCATTGCCAGACCAGCTTTCGCGTCACCCATCACCAGTTGAGCGTGGCACGCGGTGTCGTGCGCTGCGGCCACTGCCTGCAGGTGTTCAACGCGGCCAAGCAACTGTTGGAGCAGAACCGCGCAGGCACCGCCCGCGCGCCGGTGGCCCCGGCAGAGCCTGAAGCTGCGCCGGCGGTCGCGCCGTTGCCGCCGGTCAGCGAACCCGCTGCCGAGCCGGCTGACTGGGCCGCCACCGCACAAGCGCTGGACGCGCTCGACCTGGACCAGGAACTGGCCCGACTCGAGCGCCGCGGCAAATCCGTCGAACCTCAGACGCCGAGCGCGGATGAAGCACTGCACGCCCGTCGTGACGAACCAACCTCGCCCGGTGTGGCAGACGAACCGTTCGGCACAGCGACCGACGAACCGCTGGAGCCACATGCAGCATCGGAGCCTGCCCCGGTATTGCTGGAGCAGGAGCCTCTGGAGCTGGAGCCTGAACCCGGAGACCGTACCGAACCCACTTTGGGGACAACCCTGGACCTGGACCTCGACGATGAGCCGCCAGCGCGGACCAGCGCCGAGGTCGAAGCGCAGGAAACCTTCGGCGAGCACCTGTCGGTGCTTGATGATGAAATCCACGTCAAAGGTCTAAGTGCCCGGGACGATGACGATACCGATCTGCACCTGTCGGCCCGCGACGATGAACCGCTCGAGCCGGTACCAGGCGAGCGCATCGAACCCGACCTGGTCGCCATGGCCGAGCGCCCTACGCGCAAGGAACCGTTGGTCGATGTGGTCGACGACCCTCTGCAACTGGACTGGGAAAAACCCCGGGCCAACTGGGGCAAGCGCCTGTTGTGGGGCGTACTGACATTGCTGGCCGCCGGTCTGCTGGCCTTCCAGTACATCTGGTTCCATTTCGACGAGATGGCTCGCCAGGACCAGTACCGCCCGTGGTTCCAGCAAATCTGCCCGCTGCTTGGCTGCGAGGTGCCAACCCGCGTCGACATTTCCCGCATCAAGAGCAGCAACCTGGTGGTGCGCAGCCACCCCGACTTCAAAGGGGCGCTGATCGTCGACGCAATCATCTACAACCGTGCGCCATTCGCCCAGCCGTTCCCGCTGCTGGAGCTGCGTTTTGCCGACCTCAACGGCCAGTTGATCGCCAGCCGTCGCTTCAAACCCAGCGAGTACCTTTCCGGTGAACTGGCCGGGCGTGGCGAAATGCCCAGCCAGACCCCGATCCATATCGCCCTGGACATCCTGGACCCGGGGCCCAAGGCCGTGAACTACAGCCTCAGCTTCCGCTCTCCCGAGTAA
- the dusB gene encoding tRNA dihydrouridine synthase DusB, with protein MSAVRIGPYTLRNNLILAPMAGVTDQPFRTLCKRLGAGMVVSEMVTSDMSLWNSRKSSLRRIHEGDPEPRSVQIAGGDAQMMAAAALANVEAGAQIIDINMGCPAKKVCNKAAGSALLRDEALVSEILHAVVGAVDVPVTLKIRTGWDRTSKNGLNVAKIAEQAGIQALAVHGRTRADLYTGEAEYDTIAAIKQAVSIPVFANGDITSPEKARAVLDATGVDGLLIGRAAQGRPWIFREIEHYLRTGEHLPAPTLDEVEHILLEHLAALHAFYGDVMGVRIARKHVGWYLATKPGGKEFRSRFNALEDTQAQCANVRAFFSERRQSLETEDEQGVAA; from the coding sequence ATGTCGGCGGTACGCATCGGCCCTTATACACTGCGAAACAACCTGATCCTTGCGCCCATGGCCGGGGTCACGGACCAGCCTTTCCGGACACTTTGCAAGCGCTTGGGCGCGGGCATGGTGGTGTCGGAGATGGTGACCAGCGACATGAGCCTGTGGAACAGCCGCAAGTCCAGCCTGCGCCGCATCCATGAAGGCGATCCCGAGCCACGCTCGGTCCAGATCGCCGGAGGTGATGCACAGATGATGGCGGCGGCGGCCCTGGCCAACGTCGAAGCTGGCGCCCAGATCATCGATATCAACATGGGCTGCCCAGCAAAAAAAGTCTGCAACAAAGCCGCAGGCTCTGCTTTATTGAGAGATGAAGCCTTGGTCAGCGAGATTCTCCACGCCGTAGTCGGTGCAGTGGACGTCCCGGTGACACTGAAGATCCGCACCGGATGGGATCGGACAAGCAAGAACGGCCTGAACGTGGCGAAAATCGCCGAACAGGCTGGCATCCAGGCGCTGGCGGTGCATGGCCGCACACGCGCCGACCTGTATACCGGCGAAGCCGAGTACGACACCATCGCTGCCATCAAGCAGGCGGTGTCGATCCCGGTTTTCGCCAACGGCGATATCACGTCGCCAGAAAAGGCCCGGGCGGTACTGGACGCCACCGGCGTCGACGGCCTGCTGATTGGCCGGGCTGCCCAAGGGCGGCCATGGATCTTTCGCGAGATCGAGCATTACCTGAGGACTGGCGAACACTTGCCAGCCCCCACGCTGGACGAAGTGGAACACATCCTGCTAGAGCACCTGGCCGCGCTGCATGCCTTCTATGGCGATGTAATGGGCGTACGTATCGCCCGCAAGCACGTCGGCTGGTACCTGGCAACAAAACCCGGCGGCAAGGAGTTTCGCTCCCGGTTCAACGCTTTGGAAGACACACAAGCGCAGTGCGCCAACGTTCGCGCCTTTTTCAGCGAGCGTCGACAGAGCCTTGAGACAGAGGACGAACAAGGGGTGGCCGCATGA
- the fis gene encoding DNA-binding transcriptional regulator Fis, with amino-acid sequence MTMMTETLVSGTTPVSDNANLKQHLNTPSEEGQTLRDSVEKALHNYFAHLEGATVTDVYNLVLSEVEAPLLECVMNYVKGNQTKASEMLGLNRGTLRKKLKQYDLL; translated from the coding sequence ATGACGATGATGACCGAGACATTAGTGAGTGGAACAACGCCCGTGAGCGACAACGCCAACCTCAAACAGCACCTCAACACGCCGAGCGAAGAGGGCCAGACCCTTCGCGACAGCGTCGAGAAGGCGCTGCACAACTACTTCGCCCACCTGGAAGGCGCTACCGTTACGGACGTGTACAACCTGGTGCTCTCCGAAGTCGAGGCGCCCCTGCTCGAATGCGTGATGAACTACGTCAAGGGCAACCAGACCAAAGCCAGTGAGATGCTCGGGCTCAACCGTGGCACCCTGCGCAAGAAGCTCAAGCAGTACGACTTGTTGTAA
- the purH gene encoding bifunctional phosphoribosylaminoimidazolecarboxamide formyltransferase/IMP cyclohydrolase yields MTDQTTRLPIRRALISVSDKTGILEFARELQQLGVEILSTGGTYKLLKDNGVNAVEVADYTGFAEMMDGRVKTLHPKIHGGILGRRGVDDAIMNEHGIKPIDLVAVNLYPFEATIAKPGCDLPTAIENIDIGGPTMVRSAAKNHKDVAIVVNASDYASVLEGLKAGGLTYAQRFDLMLKAFEHTAAYDGMIANYMGTIDQAKETLSTEGRSEFPRTFNSQFVKAQEMRYGENPHQSAAFYVEAKKGEASVSTAIQLQGKELSFNNVADTDAALECVKSFVKPACVIVKHANPCGVAVVPEDEGGIRKAYDLAYATDTESAFGGIIAFNRELDGETAKAIVDRQFVEVIIAPKISQAAREVVAAKQNVRLLECGEWPAERATGWDFKRVNGGLLVQSRDIGMITADDLKIVTKRAPTEQEIHDLVFAWKVAKFVKSNAIVYAKQRQTIGVGAGQMSRVNSARIAAIKAEHAGLQVQGAVMASDAFFPFRDGIDNAAKVGISAVIQPGGSMRDAEVIAAADEAGIAMVFTGMRHFRH; encoded by the coding sequence ATGACCGACCAGACTACCCGCCTGCCGATCCGCCGCGCCCTGATCAGCGTCTCCGACAAGACCGGTATCCTCGAATTCGCTCGCGAGCTGCAACAGCTCGGTGTCGAGATCCTGTCCACCGGCGGCACCTACAAGCTGCTCAAGGACAACGGCGTGAACGCGGTGGAAGTGGCTGACTACACCGGCTTCGCCGAAATGATGGACGGCCGGGTCAAGACCCTGCACCCGAAAATCCACGGCGGCATCCTCGGCCGTCGCGGTGTCGACGATGCCATCATGAACGAGCACGGCATCAAGCCGATCGATCTGGTCGCCGTCAACCTGTACCCCTTCGAAGCCACCATCGCCAAGCCTGGCTGTGACCTGCCGACCGCTATCGAGAACATCGACATCGGCGGCCCGACCATGGTCCGTTCGGCAGCCAAGAACCACAAGGACGTGGCCATCGTGGTCAACGCCAGCGACTACGCCAGCGTCCTGGAAGGCTTGAAAGCCGGCGGCCTGACCTACGCCCAGCGCTTTGACCTGATGCTCAAGGCCTTCGAGCACACTGCCGCCTACGATGGCATGATCGCCAACTACATGGGCACCATCGACCAGGCCAAAGAGACCCTGAGCACCGAAGGCCGCAGCGAATTCCCGCGCACCTTCAACAGCCAGTTCGTCAAGGCCCAGGAAATGCGCTACGGCGAGAACCCGCACCAGAGCGCGGCATTCTACGTCGAGGCCAAGAAAGGCGAAGCCAGCGTCTCCACCGCCATCCAGCTGCAAGGCAAAGAGCTGTCGTTCAACAACGTGGCCGACACCGACGCCGCGCTGGAGTGCGTGAAGAGCTTCGTCAAACCGGCCTGCGTCATCGTCAAGCACGCCAACCCATGCGGCGTGGCCGTCGTCCCTGAAGACGAAGGCGGCATCCGCAAGGCCTACGACCTGGCCTACGCTACCGACACCGAGTCGGCCTTCGGCGGCATCATCGCCTTCAACCGCGAGCTGGACGGCGAAACCGCGAAAGCCATCGTCGACCGCCAGTTCGTCGAAGTGATCATCGCCCCGAAAATCTCCCAGGCTGCCCGTGAAGTGGTTGCTGCCAAGCAGAACGTGCGTCTGCTGGAATGTGGCGAGTGGCCAGCTGAGCGCGCCACCGGTTGGGACTTCAAGCGCGTCAACGGTGGCCTGCTGGTGCAGAGCCGCGATATCGGCATGATCACCGCCGATGACCTGAAGATCGTCACCAAACGTGCGCCGACCGAGCAAGAGATCCACGACCTGGTGTTTGCCTGGAAAGTGGCCAAGTTCGTCAAATCCAACGCCATCGTCTACGCCAAGCAGCGTCAGACCATCGGTGTCGGCGCCGGCCAGATGAGCCGCGTGAACTCCGCCCGTATCGCCGCCATCAAGGCCGAGCATGCTGGCCTGCAGGTTCAAGGCGCGGTCATGGCTTCGGATGCGTTCTTCCCGTTCCGTGACGGCATCGACAATGCGGCTAAAGTGGGTATCAGCGCCGTGATCCAGCCTGGCGGCTCGATGCGTGATGCCGAAGTGATTGCAGCTGCCGACGAAGCCGGCATTGCTATGGTCTTTACCGGTATGCGCCACTTCCGCCACTGA
- the purD gene encoding phosphoribosylamine--glycine ligase, producing the protein MKVLIIGSGGREHALAWKVAQDPRVEKVFVAPGNAGTATEAKCENVAIDVLALEQLADFAEKNVQMTIVGPEAPLVAGVVDLFRSRGLDCFGPTKGAAQLEGSKAFTKDFLARHKIPTADYQNFTEIEPALAYLKEKGAPIVIKADGLAAGKGVIVAMTLEEAEDAVRDMLAGNAFGDAGSRVVIEEFLDGEEASFIVMVDGHNVLPMATSQDHKRVGDQDTGPNTGGMGAYSPAPVVTAEVHQRVMDQVIWPTVRGMAEEGNVYTGFLYAGLMIDKAGNPKVIEFNCRFGDPETQPVMLRLESSLVLLVEAAFAKALDKIEAQWDPRPSLGVVLAAGGYPGDYAKGDVISGLDAAAKIEGKVFHAGTSLKNGQVATNGGRVLCATAMGSTVADAQQQAYRLAKEVSWNGSFYRTDIGYRAIARERGEHQQ; encoded by the coding sequence ATGAAAGTTTTGATCATCGGCAGCGGCGGCCGTGAGCACGCCCTGGCCTGGAAAGTCGCCCAGGACCCACGCGTCGAGAAAGTCTTCGTCGCCCCGGGCAACGCCGGCACCGCCACCGAAGCCAAGTGCGAGAACGTCGCCATCGACGTGCTGGCCCTGGAGCAACTGGCTGACTTCGCCGAAAAGAACGTGCAGATGACCATCGTCGGCCCTGAAGCGCCGCTGGTTGCGGGTGTGGTCGACCTGTTCCGCAGCCGTGGCCTGGACTGCTTCGGCCCGACCAAGGGCGCGGCGCAGCTGGAAGGCTCCAAAGCCTTCACCAAGGACTTCCTGGCCCGTCACAAGATTCCGACCGCCGACTACCAGAACTTCACCGAGATCGAGCCAGCCCTGGCCTACCTGAAGGAAAAGGGTGCACCGATCGTGATCAAGGCCGACGGCCTGGCCGCGGGCAAGGGCGTGATCGTCGCCATGACCCTGGAAGAAGCCGAAGACGCCGTGCGTGACATGCTGGCCGGCAATGCCTTCGGTGACGCGGGTTCGCGCGTGGTGATCGAAGAGTTCCTCGACGGCGAAGAAGCCAGCTTCATCGTCATGGTCGACGGCCACAACGTGCTGCCGATGGCCACCAGCCAGGACCACAAGCGCGTCGGCGACCAGGACACCGGCCCGAACACCGGCGGTATGGGCGCCTACTCCCCTGCCCCGGTGGTCACCGCCGAAGTGCACCAGCGTGTGATGGACCAGGTGATCTGGCCGACCGTTCGCGGCATGGCCGAGGAAGGCAACGTCTACACCGGTTTCCTCTATGCTGGCCTGATGATCGACAAGGCGGGCAACCCCAAGGTCATCGAGTTCAACTGCCGCTTCGGCGACCCGGAAACCCAACCGGTCATGCTGCGCCTGGAGTCGAGCCTGGTGCTGCTGGTCGAAGCCGCATTCGCCAAGGCCCTGGACAAGATCGAAGCCCAATGGGACCCGCGCCCGAGCCTGGGCGTGGTGCTGGCAGCCGGCGGTTACCCGGGCGACTACGCCAAGGGCGACGTGATCAGCGGCCTGGATGCAGCGGCCAAGATCGAAGGCAAGGTGTTCCACGCCGGCACTTCGCTCAAGAATGGCCAAGTGGCGACCAACGGTGGTCGTGTGCTCTGCGCCACCGCGATGGGCAGCACCGTTGCCGACGCTCAGCAGCAGGCTTACCGCCTGGCCAAGGAAGTCTCCTGGAACGGCAGCTTCTACCGTACCGACATCGGCTACCGGGCCATCGCCCGCGAGCGCGGTGAGCACCAGCAGTAA
- a CDS encoding hybrid sensor histidine kinase/response regulator encodes MRRLRIATALIVSLLTLLCLLPASAEQGGGWSVLLDEQANLQLSDVRSDRYRSQFSPIDLGDLDAAPAEQALWLHYRLEPGDQEQLLRVFAPDLSRLDLYALNGDQLLRQLHHGRQAGNASPTLRGSDHVLPLPNRQQPLDIYLRLVSEHQLRPAISLEPAAVAASDQGQPLLFGMLFGGLVMLILHNLIRFLYTRSSTTLVLALYHGLMLLSGLILLNLSGPWWHLWHSAQTPAAYLTLVLAGLAGLYFTQHFFSSCSSPRLNRLLQGEMLVTAVSGLVLLFVDTLPLNLMTYALLALGSVSMLLVSSFHWYKGYAPARLFSIAMVVYNLGGLVLLPALLGLTRTSTPWLLCILMAMTVASGLLLNLAVSERLRRMSEERFSASRALAASDAEINAKAEFLAKISHEIRTPMNGVLGMTELLLGTPLSVKQRDYVQTIHSAGNELLTLINEILDISKLESRQIELDDVQFDLNALIEDCLNIFRAKAEQQNIELISFTQPQVPRVISGDPTRLRQALSSLLENALKNTDQGEILLVVALDQRGEVPRLRIAVQDSGEPLPAAEREALLQAELHSHHFLSSNKLGGHLGLVIAKQLIGMMQGEFGIKSSTNMGNTLWLTLPLDPSRLEQPPTDLDGPLRDARVLVVDDNDTCRKVLVQQCSAWGMNVSAVPSGKEALALLRTKAHLRDYFDAVLLDQNMPGMTGMQLAAKIKEDPSLNHDILVVMLTGISNAPSKVIARNAGVKRILAKPVAGYTLKTTLAEELAQRGREQAVPAPVPGTAPALELPRDFRVLVAEDNSISTKVIRGMLGKLDLEPDTASNGEEALQAMKAQRYDLVLMDCEMPVLDGFSATQQLRAWEAANQRQRTPVVALTAHILAEHKERARLAGMDGHMAKPVELSQLRELIQYWANNREAHTDTAQTS; translated from the coding sequence GTGCGTCGGCTTCGGATTGCCACAGCCCTGATCGTCAGCTTGCTGACCTTGCTCTGCCTGCTTCCGGCTTCGGCCGAACAAGGCGGAGGGTGGTCGGTTCTGCTCGATGAACAGGCCAACCTGCAATTGAGCGATGTGCGCTCCGACCGTTACCGAAGCCAATTCAGCCCCATCGACCTTGGCGACCTGGATGCCGCCCCTGCGGAACAGGCACTGTGGTTGCACTATCGGCTGGAACCCGGCGATCAGGAGCAACTGCTGCGGGTTTTCGCCCCGGACCTGTCACGTCTCGACCTCTACGCCCTCAACGGCGACCAATTGCTCCGTCAGCTGCACCATGGGCGCCAGGCCGGCAACGCCAGCCCGACCCTGCGCGGCAGCGACCATGTCTTACCTTTGCCCAACCGCCAGCAGCCGTTGGACATCTACCTGCGCCTGGTCTCCGAGCACCAGCTGCGCCCGGCCATCAGCCTTGAGCCTGCAGCGGTAGCCGCATCCGATCAGGGCCAGCCCTTGCTGTTCGGCATGCTCTTCGGCGGCCTGGTGATGCTCATCCTGCATAACCTGATCCGCTTCCTCTACACCCGCTCCAGCACGACCCTGGTACTGGCCCTGTATCACGGGCTGATGCTGCTCAGCGGCCTGATCCTGCTGAACCTCAGCGGCCCGTGGTGGCATCTGTGGCACAGTGCGCAAACCCCGGCGGCCTACCTGACCCTGGTCCTGGCAGGCCTGGCCGGGTTGTACTTCACCCAGCATTTCTTCTCTTCTTGCAGCTCGCCGCGGCTCAACCGCTTGCTGCAGGGTGAGATGCTGGTCACTGCGGTCAGCGGGCTGGTCCTGCTGTTCGTCGACACTTTGCCACTGAACCTGATGACCTACGCCCTGCTGGCACTGGGCAGCGTCAGCATGCTGCTGGTCAGCAGCTTCCACTGGTACAAAGGCTATGCGCCAGCACGCCTGTTCAGCATCGCCATGGTGGTCTACAACCTGGGCGGGCTAGTGTTGCTGCCGGCGCTGCTCGGCCTGACTCGAACCTCCACACCCTGGCTGCTGTGCATCCTCATGGCCATGACCGTGGCCAGCGGCCTGCTGCTCAACCTGGCTGTCAGCGAACGCCTGCGGCGGATGAGCGAGGAGCGCTTCAGCGCCAGCCGCGCCCTGGCCGCCAGCGATGCCGAAATCAACGCCAAGGCCGAGTTCCTGGCCAAGATCAGCCACGAAATCCGTACTCCCATGAACGGCGTGCTGGGCATGACCGAGTTGCTGCTCGGCACCCCGCTGTCGGTCAAGCAGCGCGACTACGTGCAGACCATCCACAGCGCCGGCAACGAACTGCTTACCCTGATCAACGAGATTCTCGATATCTCCAAGCTCGAATCCAGGCAGATCGAGCTGGACGATGTGCAGTTCGACCTCAACGCCCTGATCGAAGATTGCCTGAATATCTTCCGGGCCAAGGCCGAACAGCAGAACATCGAGCTGATCAGCTTTACCCAGCCGCAGGTACCACGGGTGATCAGCGGAGACCCGACACGCCTGCGCCAGGCATTGTCGAGCCTGTTGGAAAACGCCCTGAAAAACACCGACCAAGGCGAGATCCTGCTGGTCGTCGCGCTGGACCAGCGCGGCGAGGTGCCACGCCTGCGGATCGCCGTCCAGGACAGCGGCGAGCCACTGCCAGCGGCAGAGCGCGAGGCCCTGCTGCAGGCCGAGTTGCACAGCCACCACTTCCTGTCGAGCAACAAGCTGGGCGGCCACCTTGGCCTGGTCATCGCCAAGCAGCTGATCGGCATGATGCAGGGCGAATTCGGCATCAAGAGCAGTACCAACATGGGCAACACCCTGTGGCTGACGCTGCCGCTTGACCCTTCGCGCCTCGAGCAACCCCCGACCGACCTCGACGGCCCGCTGCGCGATGCCCGGGTACTGGTGGTGGACGACAACGACACCTGTCGCAAGGTACTGGTACAGCAGTGCAGCGCCTGGGGCATGAACGTCAGCGCCGTGCCTTCGGGCAAGGAGGCACTGGCCCTGCTGCGCACCAAGGCGCACCTGCGCGATTACTTCGATGCAGTGCTGCTGGACCAGAACATGCCCGGCATGACCGGCATGCAACTGGCCGCCAAGATCAAGGAAGACCCGAGCCTGAACCACGACATCCTGGTGGTGATGCTCACAGGCATCAGCAATGCGCCGAGCAAGGTCATTGCCCGCAATGCCGGGGTCAAGCGGATCCTGGCCAAACCGGTAGCCGGCTACACGCTCAAGACCACGCTGGCAGAAGAACTGGCACAACGTGGCCGCGAACAGGCCGTGCCCGCCCCCGTGCCTGGCACCGCACCGGCGCTTGAGTTGCCCCGAGATTTTCGCGTACTGGTGGCCGAAGACAACAGCATCTCGACCAAGGTGATCCGCGGCATGCTTGGCAAGCTGGACCTCGAGCCCGACACGGCCAGCAATGGCGAAGAAGCACTGCAGGCCATGAAGGCGCAACGCTACGACCTGGTGTTGATGGACTGTGAAATGCCGGTGCTGGACGGGTTCTCCGCGACCCAGCAATTGCGCGCGTGGGAAGCCGCCAATCAGCGCCAGCGCACCCCGGTTGTCGCTTTGACTGCACATATTCTTGCCGAGCACAAAGAGCGCGCGCGCCTGGCTGGCATGGACGGGCATATGGCCAAGCCGGTAGAGCTGTCGCAGCTGCGGGAGCTGATCCAGTATTGGGCGAACAACCGTGAAGCCCACACGGACACGGCGCAAACCTCGTGA
- a CDS encoding MarC family protein → MLHELFSVYLKMLVLYSPFFVLSCFISLTRGHSSKERKQLAWRVAFAALVASVLLYLFGRVIFGVFGITADAFRIGAGSVLFISALGMAQGKPAVQADNVQQDVTIVPLTIPLTVGPGTIGALLVMGVGQPHWDDKLLAIISIALASFTVGLVLYLSNSIERILGDQGLQIVSRLMGLFVCALAAQIIFTGIKGYLLP, encoded by the coding sequence ATGCTCCATGAGTTGTTCAGCGTCTATCTGAAGATGCTGGTGCTCTACAGCCCATTCTTCGTGCTGTCGTGCTTCATCAGCCTGACCCGTGGTCACTCCAGCAAGGAGCGCAAGCAACTGGCCTGGCGCGTGGCCTTCGCCGCGCTGGTGGCCAGCGTGCTGCTGTACTTGTTCGGGCGGGTGATCTTCGGGGTGTTCGGCATCACTGCCGACGCCTTCCGCATCGGCGCCGGCAGCGTGCTGTTCATTTCGGCTTTGGGTATGGCCCAGGGCAAACCGGCGGTGCAGGCGGACAATGTGCAACAGGACGTCACCATCGTGCCGCTCACCATCCCTCTGACCGTCGGCCCTGGCACCATTGGTGCCCTGCTGGTGATGGGGGTGGGCCAACCGCATTGGGACGACAAGCTGCTGGCGATCATCAGCATCGCACTGGCAAGTTTTACCGTAGGCCTGGTGCTTTACCTCTCCAACAGCATCGAACGGATTCTGGGCGACCAGGGCTTGCAGATCGTCAGCCGTTTGATGGGCCTGTTCGTCTGCGCCTTGGCGGCACAGATTATTTTCACCGGGATCAAGGGTTACTTGCTGCCGTAA